A stretch of Gorilla gorilla gorilla isolate KB3781 chromosome 9, NHGRI_mGorGor1-v2.1_pri, whole genome shotgun sequence DNA encodes these proteins:
- the LOC101135696 gene encoding olfactory receptor 52P1 — protein MSSTLGHNMESPNHTDVDPSVFFLLGIPGLEQFHLWLSLPVCGLGTAIIVGNITILVVVATEPVLHKPVYLFLCMLSTIDLAASVSTVPKLLAIFWCGAGHISASACLAQMFFIHAFCMMESTVLLAMAFDRCMAICHPLRYATILTDTIIARIGVAAVVRGSLLMLPCPFLIGRLNFCQSHVILHTYCEHVAVVKLACGDTRPNRVYGLTAALLVIGVDLFCIGLSYALIAQAVLRLSSHEARSKALGTCGSHVCVILISYTPALFSFFTHRFGHHVPVHIHILLANVYLLLPPALNPVVYGVKTKQICKRVVRVFQSGQGMGIKASE, from the coding sequence ATGTCCAGCACTCTTGGCCACAACATGGAATCTCCTAATCACACTGATGTTGACCCTTCTGTCTTCTTCCTCCTGGGCATCCCAGGTCTGGAACAATTTCATCTGTGGCTCTCACTCCCTGTGTGTGGCTTAGGCACAGCCATAATTGTGGGCAATATAACTATTCTGGTTGTTGTTGCCACTGAACCAGTCTTGCACAAGCCTGTGTACCTTTTTCTGTGCATGCTCTCAACCATCGACTTGGCTGCCTCTGTCTCCACAGTTCCCAAGCTACTGGCTATCTTCTGGTGTGGAGCCGGACATATATCTGCCTCTGCCTGCCTGGCACAGATGTTCTTCATTCATGCCTTCTGCATGATGGAGTCCACTGTGCTACTGGCCATGGCCTTTGATCGCTGCATGGCCATCTGCCACCCACTCCGCTATGCCACAATCCTCACTGACACCATCATTGCCCGCATAGGGGTGGCAGCTGTAGTGCGAGGCTCCCTGCTCATGCTCCCCTGTCCCTTCCTTATTGGGCGTTTGAACTTCTGCCAAAGCCATGTGATCCTACACACGTACTGTGAGCACGTGGCTGTGGTGAAGCTGGCCTGTGGAGACACCAGGCCTAACCGTGTGTATGGGCTGACAGCTGCACTGTTGGTCATTGGGGTTGACTTGTTTTGCATTGGTCTCTCCTATGCCCTAATTGCACAAGCTGTCCTTCGCCTCTCATCCCATGAAGCTCGGTCCAAGGCCCTAGGGACCTGTGGTTCCCATGTCTGTGTCATCCTCATCTCTTATACACCAGCCCTCTTCTCCTTTTTTACACACCGCTTTGGCCATCACGTTCCAGTCCATATTCACATTCTTTTGGCCAACGTTTATCTGCTTTTGCCACCTGCTCTTAATCCTGTGGTATATGGAGTTAAGACCAAACAGATCTGTAAAAGAGTTGTCAGGGTGTTTCAAAGTGGGCAGGGAATGGGCATCAAGGCATCTGAGTGA
- the LOC101137158 gene encoding olfactory receptor 52D1-like: protein MTACNASQGHPSFFILQGIPGMEDKHRWISIPFSSMYFVMVLGNCTILLTISTERSLHKPMFLLLCLLALTDLGMSTTTIPKVLCIFWFGQSEISYEGCLVQLFFIHSISAMQSAVLMTMAFDRYAAICKPLRYATILSNSCTGLIGLVSLVRAILFILPMPILLQQMPYHANRVIPTTYCEHMAVVKMVCVDTAVNRIYGLVVALLVAG, encoded by the coding sequence ATGACTGCTTGCAATGCCTCACAGGGCCACCCTTCTTTCTTCATTCTCCAAGGAATTCCTGGCATGGAGGACAAACACAGATGGATATCTATCCCCTTCTCCTCCATGTATTTCGTTATGGTGCTTGGGAACTGCACCATCCTCCTCACCATCTCCACAGAGCGCTCCCTGCACAAACCCATGTTCCTGCTCCTATGTCTGTTGGCCCTCACAGACCTGGGCATGTCTACAACCACCATTCCCAAGGTGCTGTGCATTTTCTGGTTTGGCCAGAGTGAGATCAGCTATGAAGGATGCCTGGTTCAGCTGTTCTTCATCCACTCCATCTCTGCCATGCAGTCAGCTGTCCTGATGACCATGGCCTTTGACCGCTATGCGGCCATCTGCAAGCCCTTGCGCTATGCCACCATCCTTTCCAATAGTTGCACTGGACTCATTGGCTTAGTGAGTTTGGTGAGAGCTATCCTCTTTATTCTCCCCATGCCCATCCTCCTTCAGCAAATGCCCTATCATGCCAATCGTGTCATCCCCACCACCTACTGTGAGCACATGGCTGTGGTGAAGATGGTTTGTGTAGATACTGCAGTCAACAGGATATATGGCCTGGTGGTGGCCTTGTTGGTTGCTGGCTAG